In Acidobacteriota bacterium, one genomic interval encodes:
- a CDS encoding N-6 DNA methylase yields the protein MALSLNKAKLDNLASDIWKSAERLRGKFKSYEYQSVILPIIVIRRLECVLIDWREKKAVEVLKNRPKLTAKELAKLVKELELNPKQSPFSNATNWTLRSVYEEDHALLEENFRAYINGFSKNVDDIIEHFNYRATIGLMVKHNRLAPILNQYKELALGPEQLSGLEMGYIYEELLRRFSEQSGDEAGEHFTPREVVRLMVELLDIPIPDKHLSIYDPASGTGGMLSVAKEHLLERADTPEEKARVEKYVTVHGQELSPTNYAVCQADLLIKNDRQATVHLGNSLIPHEKNSKEPGDQWPEGKWRFNRMLSNPPFGVTWGGKDGYEKEARKLEKTRYRAGMPRGNDGSLLFLETMLAKMATPEEGGSRIAIIFNGSTLSNGDCGSGESEIRRWILENDWLDAIVMLPDQLFYNTGIFTYIWLLRNDKPASHRGRVMLIDARQQFEKEPKSFGNKRHRITDTHRAWIEERYTKGWAKAYADEQVKLFPREDFAYHKVSVVFWQTDEHDKPATITEPYEKAFTAANVKKEQDFHESDLTFRVRVKMKGQENTVEFTVKAKDNAAKKFKEALAEADETLSVEWTHRHYVADDEFIPHGDDIAAFLKREIAKPIIRWADSPQLGYEILPTKYFYRYQPPTPVKDLLAEFWRLEKDAEKMLGRLEIRKS from the coding sequence ATGGCACTCTCACTCAATAAAGCCAAGCTCGACAACCTTGCTTCCGATATCTGGAAATCCGCCGAGCGCCTGCGCGGGAAGTTCAAGTCCTACGAGTACCAGAGCGTCATTCTGCCGATCATCGTCATTCGCCGCCTGGAGTGTGTGCTGATCGATTGGCGAGAGAAGAAGGCGGTCGAGGTGCTGAAGAACCGGCCCAAGCTCACCGCGAAGGAACTCGCCAAGCTGGTCAAGGAACTGGAGCTGAATCCCAAGCAAAGCCCATTCTCCAACGCCACCAACTGGACGCTTCGATCGGTCTATGAGGAAGACCACGCGTTGTTGGAGGAGAACTTCCGCGCCTACATCAACGGCTTCTCGAAGAACGTTGACGACATCATCGAACACTTCAACTATCGCGCCACCATCGGCCTGATGGTGAAGCATAACCGGCTGGCCCCGATCCTAAACCAATACAAGGAACTCGCGCTGGGGCCCGAACAGCTCTCCGGGCTCGAGATGGGCTACATCTATGAGGAGCTGCTGCGGCGCTTCTCGGAACAGAGTGGCGACGAGGCCGGGGAGCACTTTACGCCGCGCGAGGTCGTGCGCCTGATGGTCGAGTTGCTCGATATCCCTATCCCTGACAAGCACCTCTCCATCTACGATCCCGCCAGCGGCACGGGCGGCATGTTGTCTGTGGCGAAGGAGCACCTGCTGGAGCGAGCCGACACGCCGGAAGAGAAAGCACGCGTGGAGAAATATGTAACCGTGCACGGCCAGGAGCTTTCCCCCACCAACTACGCCGTCTGTCAGGCCGACCTGCTCATCAAGAACGACCGGCAGGCCACCGTCCACCTCGGCAACTCGCTCATCCCGCATGAGAAGAATAGCAAGGAGCCCGGCGACCAGTGGCCGGAGGGGAAATGGCGCTTCAATCGGATGCTGAGCAATCCGCCCTTCGGCGTCACCTGGGGTGGCAAGGATGGCTACGAAAAGGAAGCGCGGAAGCTGGAGAAGACCCGCTACCGGGCCGGGATGCCGCGAGGGAACGACGGCTCATTGCTCTTTCTGGAAACCATGCTGGCCAAGATGGCCACGCCCGAGGAAGGTGGCAGCCGCATTGCCATCATCTTCAATGGGTCGACTCTCTCCAATGGCGACTGCGGCTCGGGCGAGAGCGAAATCCGCCGCTGGATTCTGGAGAACGACTGGCTGGATGCCATCGTCATGCTTCCCGACCAGCTCTTCTACAACACTGGCATCTTCACTTACATCTGGCTGCTGCGAAATGACAAGCCCGCCAGCCATCGCGGGCGCGTGATGCTCATCGACGCCCGCCAGCAATTCGAAAAGGAACCGAAATCCTTTGGCAATAAACGCCACCGCATCACCGACACTCACCGCGCGTGGATCGAGGAGCGTTACACCAAAGGCTGGGCCAAGGCCTACGCCGATGAGCAGGTCAAACTCTTCCCGCGCGAAGACTTCGCCTACCACAAGGTCAGCGTCGTCTTCTGGCAGACGGATGAGCACGACAAGCCCGCGACCATCACCGAACCTTACGAGAAGGCCTTCACCGCCGCGAACGTGAAGAAGGAGCAGGACTTCCACGAGAGCGACCTCACCTTCCGCGTGCGGGTGAAGATGAAGGGCCAGGAGAACACCGTCGAGTTCACCGTCAAGGCAAAAGACAACGCCGCCAAGAAGTTCAAGGAGGCGCTGGCTGAGGCGGACGAAACGCTTTCCGTGGAGTGGACACACCGGCACTACGTGGCCGACGACGAATTCATCCCGCACGGCGACGACATCGCTGCCTTCCTGAAACGTGAAATTGCAAAGCCGATCATCCGCTGGGCCGACAGCCCGCAACTCGGCTACGAAATCCTGCCAACCAAATACTTCTACCGCTACCAGCCGCCAACGCCGGTGAAGGACCTGCTGGCGGAGTTCTGGAGGCTGGAGAAGGACGCGGAGAAGATGCTGGGGCGCCTCGAAATTCGGAAATCTTAA